A genomic segment from Sorangium aterium encodes:
- a CDS encoding OmpA family protein gives MRAPLPPRWICGAAALAAAAWAAPASAQEAGPARGLALNRFSPAPAGDRMFGVPSPYAASPNQDGSATLHVMLLGDYAHNPLVLTRQGSDENLGAIVGHQLFLHLNSSLTLWDRLHVNVDLPLAVLQQGDSPAAEGLSFRSPSDVQLGDLRVGLRLRLLGDYFDPFQLAVGGFVWVPTGDRDGSFVGEESVRGLPQILAGGRIPGFVWSAAAGVDLRPAQTFAQVRQGLMFNGGAGVGLLLGSEEQLQIGPEATVSTVLEDPEARNTNVEALLGLRYRFAPTLRDFELGVAAGPGFTSGIGTPDFRAVAMLAYSPEVRRADPDRDKDGIVNEKDACPDVPGVGDPDPKKNGCPPSDRDEDGILDRVDACPDKPGVANDDPKKHGCPPPGDRDKDGITDDVDACPDEAGPANEDPKKHGCPPPPDRDGDGVIDAEDACPDIPGIRTSDPATNGCPGDRDGDTVRDDQDACPDIKGKPDPDPSKNGCPVAVRMTETEIVILQQVQFDTGKATIKKVSDPLLDEVAGVLKEHPEIAKIEVQGHTDPRGGRAYNIKLSQARAESVMKALVQRGVEAERLASKGYGPDVPIADNDTDEGRQKNRRVQFKILEKKPKQQQEAP, from the coding sequence ATGAGAGCCCCCTTGCCCCCTCGATGGATCTGCGGCGCCGCCGCGCTAGCCGCGGCGGCGTGGGCCGCGCCAGCGTCCGCTCAGGAAGCGGGACCGGCGCGCGGCCTCGCCCTCAACCGCTTCAGCCCCGCGCCCGCCGGCGACCGGATGTTCGGCGTGCCGTCGCCGTACGCAGCCTCGCCGAACCAGGACGGCAGCGCGACGCTGCACGTGATGCTGCTCGGTGACTACGCGCACAACCCGCTCGTGCTCACGCGGCAGGGCAGCGACGAGAACCTCGGCGCGATCGTCGGCCACCAGCTGTTCCTGCACCTGAACTCCTCGCTCACGCTCTGGGACCGGCTGCACGTCAACGTCGACCTGCCCCTCGCCGTGCTGCAGCAGGGCGACAGCCCCGCGGCCGAGGGCCTCTCGTTCAGGTCGCCGAGCGACGTGCAGCTCGGCGATCTCCGGGTCGGGCTGCGCCTGCGCCTCCTCGGCGATTACTTCGACCCGTTCCAGCTCGCCGTCGGCGGCTTCGTGTGGGTGCCGACCGGCGACCGCGACGGCTCGTTCGTGGGCGAGGAGTCGGTCCGCGGCCTGCCTCAGATCCTGGCCGGCGGCCGGATCCCGGGCTTCGTCTGGTCGGCCGCGGCCGGCGTCGATCTGCGCCCCGCGCAGACGTTCGCGCAGGTGCGGCAAGGCCTGATGTTCAACGGCGGCGCGGGCGTCGGCCTGCTGCTGGGCTCGGAAGAGCAGCTCCAGATCGGCCCCGAGGCGACCGTGTCGACGGTGCTGGAGGACCCGGAGGCCCGCAACACGAACGTCGAGGCGCTGCTCGGCCTGCGCTACCGCTTCGCGCCCACGCTCCGCGATTTCGAGCTCGGCGTCGCCGCCGGCCCCGGCTTCACCTCGGGCATCGGCACCCCGGATTTCCGCGCCGTCGCGATGCTCGCGTACTCGCCCGAGGTCCGGCGCGCGGACCCGGACCGCGACAAGGACGGCATCGTCAACGAGAAGGACGCCTGCCCGGACGTGCCCGGCGTCGGCGACCCGGATCCGAAGAAGAACGGCTGCCCGCCCTCGGATCGCGACGAGGACGGCATCCTCGATCGCGTCGACGCGTGCCCGGACAAGCCCGGCGTCGCGAACGACGACCCGAAGAAGCACGGCTGCCCGCCGCCAGGGGACCGCGACAAGGACGGCATCACGGACGACGTCGACGCGTGCCCGGACGAGGCAGGCCCGGCGAACGAGGATCCGAAGAAGCACGGCTGCCCGCCGCCGCCCGACAGGGACGGCGACGGCGTGATCGACGCGGAGGACGCCTGCCCCGACATCCCCGGTATCCGCACCTCGGATCCGGCGACGAACGGCTGCCCCGGCGACCGCGACGGCGACACGGTGCGCGACGATCAGGACGCCTGCCCCGATATCAAGGGCAAGCCCGATCCGGATCCTTCGAAGAACGGCTGCCCCGTCGCTGTGCGCATGACCGAGACCGAGATCGTCATTCTCCAGCAGGTGCAGTTCGACACCGGCAAGGCGACCATCAAGAAGGTGAGCGATCCGCTCCTCGATGAGGTCGCGGGTGTGCTGAAGGAGCACCCGGAGATCGCCAAGATCGAGGTGCAAGGACACACAGACCCGCGCGGCGGACGCGCGTACAATATCAAGCTCAGCCAGGCGAGGGCCGAGTCGGTCATGAAGGCGCTGGTCCAGCGCGGCGTCGAGGCCGAGCGGCTGGCGTCGAAGGGCTACGGGCCCGACGTCCCGATCGCGGACAACGACACCGACGAGGGACGCCAGAAGAACCGCCGCGTGCAGTTCAAGATCCTCGAGAAGAAGCCGAAGCAGCAGCAGGAGGCGCCGTGA
- a CDS encoding DUF2690 domain-containing protein produces MRIASSFAVVALGASFALAGCIADTSDPEPLDGEGSAQEDVGEAAAALGSCYGASCTEQDPGATGCEADAVTRASSDILSGTTAIGKIVIRYSPSCNAAWARTVVTSGSSYLRAEITRSSPYATSQAESTSPTDALRSAMLAVTPGSRFTAIGKIGSNPGIFQFSGTVRTNF; encoded by the coding sequence ATGCGTATCGCCTCCTCGTTTGCCGTCGTCGCCCTCGGAGCTTCCTTTGCCCTCGCCGGCTGCATCGCCGACACGTCCGATCCCGAGCCGCTCGACGGAGAGGGCTCCGCGCAGGAGGACGTGGGCGAGGCCGCTGCCGCGCTCGGCAGCTGCTACGGCGCGTCATGCACGGAGCAGGACCCTGGCGCGACCGGGTGCGAGGCCGACGCGGTCACGCGGGCGTCGAGCGACATCCTGTCGGGCACCACCGCGATCGGCAAGATCGTGATCCGGTACTCGCCGAGCTGCAACGCGGCATGGGCAAGGACCGTCGTGACGAGCGGCAGCTCGTATCTCCGGGCAGAGATCACGAGGAGCTCGCCCTACGCGACGAGCCAGGCCGAGTCGACCTCACCCACCGACGCGCTGCGCTCGGCCATGCTGGCCGTCACGCCAGGCTCCAGGTTCACCGCCATTGGCAAGATCGGCTCGAATCCTGGCATTTTTCAATTCAGCGGCACCGTCCGCACGAACTTTTGA
- a CDS encoding cytochrome P450: protein MNLFPDEMRRDPYPLYDQLRTGSPVFHVAPLDLWMIFDYDGVKRALTDHDAFSSAVTPPTGKAPDWIVFSDPPRHTKLRSIVLRAFTPRSIAGLEPRIRELSRELLDPWIERGEMDLAADYAGPLPTMVIAEMIGIPFEDRARLLRWSEVIANLSHAISGGEEAARAVSEHAVVKEEMKAYLADLIEARRRAPAEDLLTRLVEAEVDGERLTEGDILNFFQFLLAAGTETTTNLIDNAILCFIGSPAELFRLRAAPELLPSAIEEVLRHRSPLQMVFRETRRAVEVHGQVIPAGKLVLPVIGSANRDPLQFHDPGRFDIGRDPNPHVAFGHGIHFCIGAALARLEARIALPDLLCRLKGLRLASDEPWEPRKAIIVHGPARLPIRFEPGRRAAVHAAGAQTPCPG from the coding sequence ATGAACCTTTTTCCGGACGAGATGCGGCGGGATCCTTATCCCCTCTACGATCAGCTGCGGACCGGCTCTCCCGTGTTCCACGTCGCTCCGCTCGATCTCTGGATGATCTTCGATTACGACGGGGTGAAGCGGGCGCTGACCGATCATGACGCGTTCAGCTCCGCGGTGACGCCTCCCACGGGCAAGGCGCCGGACTGGATCGTCTTCTCGGACCCGCCGCGCCACACGAAGCTTCGATCCATCGTCCTGCGGGCGTTCACGCCGCGCTCGATCGCGGGCCTGGAGCCGCGCATCCGGGAGCTGTCGCGCGAGCTCCTGGATCCGTGGATCGAGCGCGGGGAGATGGACCTCGCGGCGGACTACGCGGGGCCGCTGCCCACGATGGTGATCGCGGAGATGATCGGCATTCCCTTCGAGGACCGGGCGCGGCTGCTGCGCTGGAGCGAGGTGATAGCGAACCTCAGCCACGCGATCTCGGGCGGCGAGGAGGCGGCGAGGGCCGTGAGCGAGCACGCCGTGGTGAAGGAGGAGATGAAGGCGTATCTCGCCGACCTGATCGAGGCGCGCCGGAGGGCGCCGGCGGAGGATCTCTTGACCCGGCTCGTCGAGGCCGAGGTGGACGGCGAGCGGCTGACCGAGGGAGACATCCTGAACTTCTTCCAGTTCCTGCTCGCGGCGGGCACCGAGACGACGACGAACCTGATCGACAACGCGATCCTGTGCTTCATCGGGAGCCCGGCGGAGCTCTTCCGCCTCCGGGCGGCGCCCGAGCTCTTGCCCTCGGCGATCGAGGAGGTGCTGCGCCACCGCTCGCCGCTGCAGATGGTGTTCCGCGAGACGAGGCGCGCCGTCGAGGTGCACGGCCAGGTGATCCCGGCCGGAAAGCTGGTGTTGCCCGTGATCGGCTCTGCGAACCGGGATCCGCTGCAATTTCACGACCCTGGCCGCTTCGACATCGGGCGCGATCCCAACCCGCACGTCGCGTTCGGGCACGGCATCCATTTCTGCATCGGGGCGGCGCTGGCGCGCCTGGAGGCGCGGATCGCGCTGCCGGATCTCCTCTGCCGGTTGAAGGGCCTCCGGCTCGCGAGCGACGAGCCGTGGGAGCCGCGCAAGGCGATCATCGTGCACGGTCCGGCGCGCTTGCCCATCCGCTTCGAGCCGGGGAGGCGCGCCGCGGTGCACGCGGCGGGGGCGCAGACGCCGTGTCCAGGGTGA
- a CDS encoding LysR family transcriptional regulator — protein MDLLALADFSLVARHGGFGRAARAAGRPKATLSRRVAELEAALDLRLFERGGRTLKLTEEGRALFERTGALLTELDEAAAAIASGGDRPRGKLRISAPLLFSQTAMGKLAAGFALRYPEVRLEVTTEDRTVDMVEESYDLVIRVNPDPDESLVGRVLLRDRLVVVASPGLARPTDNLAVPAVVRGAGDRTAAWDITAPTGRSRIMVDPVLRLSSLIMVRDAVRAGVGAGRLPISLVSHDLAAGTLVHWGDVDGPDIALWTLYPSRRLLSARVSAFLDYLKEAFPMGKPDELAAYMGA, from the coding sequence ATGGATCTGCTTGCTCTCGCTGACTTCAGCCTCGTCGCCCGACACGGAGGCTTCGGACGAGCCGCACGCGCCGCGGGGCGCCCGAAAGCCACCCTGTCGCGCCGGGTCGCGGAGCTGGAGGCCGCCCTCGACCTGCGTCTCTTCGAGCGCGGGGGGCGCACACTGAAGCTCACCGAGGAAGGACGGGCGCTCTTCGAGCGAACGGGGGCATTGCTTACCGAACTCGACGAGGCTGCGGCAGCGATCGCCTCGGGCGGGGACCGGCCGCGAGGCAAGTTACGAATCAGCGCGCCTTTGCTCTTCTCGCAGACCGCGATGGGCAAGCTTGCGGCCGGGTTTGCGCTGAGATATCCGGAGGTCCGGCTCGAGGTCACGACGGAAGATCGGACCGTCGACATGGTAGAGGAAAGTTATGACCTGGTAATCCGGGTCAATCCGGATCCGGATGAAAGCCTTGTCGGACGAGTCTTGCTGCGCGATCGGCTGGTAGTCGTCGCGAGCCCGGGCCTCGCTCGACCGACGGACAATCTCGCTGTTCCGGCTGTAGTGCGGGGGGCAGGCGATCGGACTGCGGCCTGGGATATCACGGCGCCAACTGGAAGATCACGCATCATGGTTGATCCAGTCCTGCGCCTATCGTCGCTCATCATGGTCCGCGATGCTGTCCGAGCGGGCGTCGGCGCCGGACGCCTGCCAATTTCACTTGTAAGTCACGATCTGGCCGCTGGAACTCTGGTGCATTGGGGCGATGTGGACGGCCCAGACATCGCCCTGTGGACGCTCTATCCGTCCCGGCGGCTGCTGAGCGCTCGTGTATCCGCCTTCCTCGACTATTTGAAGGAAGCCTTTCCTATGGGAAAGCCTGACGAGCTGGCGGCCTATATGGGGGCATAA
- a CDS encoding AtaL-like protein, whose translation MIYSTAIVPVNPEGETELTRAQAWDGLVLKARDARLFLPPGLCTRCDVVEESGSHIVRIATIAGDDLREIIMFEPQSKVTFFQATGPREGAIINELFEDADGTLQLRFYCYLGLRGKEPNGPEEQAEQEWMNSDKGYKSALLSTLKRTRELLAEGRL comes from the coding sequence ATGATCTATTCGACCGCCATCGTCCCGGTGAACCCGGAAGGCGAGACCGAGCTGACCCGCGCGCAGGCATGGGATGGCCTGGTCCTCAAGGCCCGCGACGCTCGCCTGTTCCTCCCGCCCGGGCTCTGCACCCGCTGCGACGTCGTCGAGGAGAGCGGATCTCACATCGTGCGTATAGCCACGATCGCAGGCGACGACCTGCGCGAGATCATCATGTTCGAGCCGCAGAGCAAGGTCACTTTCTTCCAGGCCACCGGTCCCCGCGAGGGCGCGATCATCAACGAGCTGTTCGAGGACGCCGACGGCACGCTCCAGCTCCGCTTCTACTGCTACCTCGGCCTGCGCGGCAAAGAGCCGAACGGCCCCGAGGAGCAGGCCGAGCAGGAGTGGATGAACAGTGATAAGGGCTACAAGAGCGCCTTGCTGTCAACGCTGAAGCGCACCCGGGAGCTGCTCGCGGAGGGCCGGCTCTGA
- a CDS encoding NAD(P)-dependent oxidoreductase: MQDSVTDDIRTVQPKILVLGATGATGRLIVSQAAARGYDVTVLVRSAEKASDLKGVKLVVGDARDERILRQALKGRDAVVSALGTPASPFREVTLLSSATRALVSAMKIEQVSRLVCITGIGAGDSAGHGGFLFDNVIFPLLLRKVYADKNRQETIVRDSGLDWILVRPSVLNDKPSRDTIRALTDLSSFHGGTISRAHVASFVLDQVRDDTWVHRSPLITW; this comes from the coding sequence ATGCAAGATTCCGTAACCGACGACATCCGGACTGTCCAGCCGAAGATACTGGTCCTTGGAGCGACCGGCGCCACCGGCCGCCTGATCGTCAGCCAGGCGGCGGCGCGAGGGTACGATGTCACCGTGCTCGTGCGTTCTGCCGAGAAGGCGAGTGACCTCAAGGGGGTGAAGCTCGTCGTCGGAGACGCTCGCGACGAGAGGATCCTGCGCCAAGCGCTCAAAGGCCGGGACGCCGTGGTCAGCGCGCTCGGCACACCCGCTAGCCCATTCCGCGAGGTGACCCTTCTCTCGTCCGCGACGCGCGCTCTCGTGAGCGCAATGAAGATCGAGCAAGTTTCACGTCTGGTCTGCATCACGGGGATTGGCGCCGGGGACAGTGCGGGGCACGGAGGCTTTCTCTTCGACAACGTGATTTTCCCTCTTCTCTTGCGCAAGGTGTACGCCGACAAGAACCGGCAGGAGACCATCGTCAGAGACAGCGGGCTCGACTGGATTCTCGTTCGCCCCTCCGTCCTCAACGACAAGCCCAGCCGCGACACAATCCGCGCGCTCACGGATCTCTCCAGCTTCCACGGCGGAACCATATCGCGAGCACATGTTGCGAGCTTCGTCTTGGACCAAGTGCGCGACGACACCTGGGTGCATCGTTCCCCGTTGATCACCTGGTGA